The following are encoded in a window of Arvicanthis niloticus isolate mArvNil1 chromosome 1, mArvNil1.pat.X, whole genome shotgun sequence genomic DNA:
- the LOC117722860 gene encoding ubiquitin carboxyl-terminal hydrolase 17-like protein A isoform X2: MVVAPSFTEDPAVSSPVTPELHQDEAQVVGEAAANGKHSQSWDRPQGPGCGLQNTGNSCYLNAALQCLTHTPPLADYMLSRKHSQTCSSPEGCKMCAMEGHVAQSLLHSDSEAAMKPSHTLTSAFHKHKQEDAHEFLMFTLQTMHESCLREYKPSEPASKESSPIQDIFGGWWRSQIKCLHCQGTSDSYDPFLDIALDISSAQSVKQALRDTVKAEELCGDNAYYCGRCGEKRPASKTLTVHSAPKVLLLVLNRFLDFLGNKLNREVSYSEFLNLQPYLSQPTGRPLPYALHAVLVHDGASCHSGHYYCCVKAGHGKWYKMDDSQVTRCEVTSVLREPAYVLCYVQQTDLQKVNVDVSAGRVPEVLDPVDPEYQLKKSRKKKHKKRSSFTEAAGEARGSRENTATKETSLGEGKLLQEQNHQKAGQKLSKRELDLPAGAVVIQQPRYTANWGSNAPDKENQPWHSADRLLTSQGPMNTTGQLCSQGGSQRSKKKKKKKKNRQGQSLLLVH, encoded by the exons ATGGTGGTTGCTCCCTCCTTCACAGAAG ACCCAGCAGTGTCATCTCCTGTTACTCCAGAGCTGCATCAGGATGAAGCCCAGGTGGTGGGGGAGGCGGCTGCCAACGGCAAGCACAGTCAGAGTTGGGACAGGCCCCAAGGACCTGGATGCGGGCTCCAGAACACAGGCAACAGCTGCTACCTGAACGCGGCCCTGCAGTGCttgacacacacaccaccacttgCTGACTACATGCTGTCCCGGAAGCACTCTCAGACCTGTAGTTCCCCAGAAGGCTGTAAGATGTGTGCTATGGAAGGTCACGTGGCCCAGAGCCTCCTCCACTCCGACTCGGAGGCTGCCATGAAGCCCTCCCACACACTGACCTCTGCCTTCCACAAGCACAAGCAGGAAGATGCCCATGAGTTTCTCATGTTCACCTTGCAAACCATGCATGAATCCTGCCTGCGAGAGTACAAACCATCAGAACCCGCCTCTAAAGAGAGCTCCCCAATTCAAGACATATTTGGAGGCTGGTGGAGATCTCAGATCAAGTGTCTCCACTGCCAGGGCACCTCAGATTCCTATGATCCCTTCCTGGACATTGCCCTGGATATCAGCTCCGCCCAGAGTGTGAAGCAAGCCttgcgggatacagtgaaggcaGAAGAGCTGTGTGGGGACAACGCCTACTACTGTGGAAGGTGTGGAGAGAAGAGGCCAGCTTCCAAGACCCTGACGGTTCACAGTGCCCCAAAGGTTCTCCTGCTAGTGTTAAATCGCTTCTTGGATTTTCTGGGTAACAAGTTGAACAGGGAAGTAAGCTACTCGGAGTTCCTTAACTTGCAGCCATACCTGTCTCAGCCTACTGGAAGACCCTTGCCTTATGCCCTCCATGCCGTCCTGGTCCATGATGGTGCGAGTTGTCACAGTGGACATTACTACTGTTGCGTCAAGGCCGGCCATGGGAAGTGGTATAAGATGGATGATTCTCAGGTCACCAGGTGTGAAGTGACTTCTGTCCTGAGGGAGCCTGCCTATGTGCTCTGCTATGTGCAGCAGACTGACCTCCAAAAGGTCAATGTTGATGTGTCCGCGGGCAGAGTACCCGAGGTTCTTGACCCTGTCGACCCCGAATACCAGCTGAAGAAGTCCcggaaaaaaaagcacaagaagagAAGCTCTTTCACAGAAGCTGCAGGAGAGGCCCGAGGAAGCAGGGAGAACACAGCAACCAAAGAAACCTCCTTAGGGGAGGGCAAACTGCTTCAGGAACAGAACCACCAGAAAGCTGGGCAGAAACTCAGCAAGAGAGAACTCGATCTGCCAGCTGGTGCAGTTGTGATCCAGCAGCCCAGATACACAGCAAACTGGGGCAGCAATGCTCCAGACAAGGAGAATCAACCATGGCACAGTGCTGACAGGCTCCTCACCTCCCAGGGCCCCATGAACACTACTGGGCAGCTCTGCAGTCAGGGAGGGAGTCAAAGatctaagaagaagaagaagaagaagaagaacaggcAGGGGCAGAGCCTTCTGCTTGTTCACTAg
- the LOC117714015 gene encoding LOW QUALITY PROTEIN: ubiquitin carboxyl-terminal hydrolase 17-like protein A (The sequence of the model RefSeq protein was modified relative to this genomic sequence to represent the inferred CDS: deleted 1 base in 1 codon), whose translation MVVAPSFTEADPAVSSPVTPELHQDEAQVVGEAAANGKHSQSWDRPQGPGCGLQNTGNSCYLNAALQCLTHTPPLADYMLSRKHSQTCSSPEGCKMCAMEGHVAQSLLHSDSEAAMKPSHTLTSAFHKHKQEDAHEFLMFTLQTMHESCLREYKPSEPASKESSPIQDIFGGWWRSQIKCLHCQGTSDSYDPFLDVALDISSAQSVKQALRDTVKAEELCGDNAYYCGRCGEKRPASKTLTVHSAPKVLLLVLNRFLDFLGNKLNREVSYSEFLNLQPYLSQPTGRPLPYALHAVLVHDGASCHSGHYYCCVKAGHGKWYKMDDSQVTRCEVTSVLREPAYVLCYVQQTDLQKVNVDVSAGRVPEVLDPVDPEYQLKKSRKKKHKKRSSFTEAAGEARGSRENTATKETSLGEGKLLQEQNHQKAGQKLSKRELDLPAGAVVIQQPRYTANWGSNAPDKENQPWHSADRLLTSQGPMNTTGQLCSQGGSQRSKKKKKKKKKKKKKNRQGQSLLLVH comes from the exons ATGGTGGTTGCTCCCTCCTTCACAGAAG CAGACCCAGCAGTGTCATCTCCTGTTACTCCAGAGCTGCATCAGGATGAAGCCCAGGTGGTGGGGGAGGCGGCTGCCAACGGCAAGCACAGTCAGAGTTGGGACAGGCCCCAAGGACCTGGATGCGGGCTCCAGAACACAGGCAACAGCTGCTACCTGAACGCGGCCCTGCAGTGCttgacacacacaccaccacttgCTGACTACATGCTGTCCCGGAAGCACTCTCAGACCTGTAGTTCCCCAGAAGGCTGTAAGATGTGTGCTATGGAAGGTCACGTGGCCCAGAGCCTCCTCCACTCCGACTCGGAGGCTGCCATGAAGCCCTCCCACACACTGACCTCTGCCTTCCACAAGCACAAGCAGGAAGATGCCCATGAGTTTCTCATGTTCACCTTGCAAACCATGCATGAATCCTGCCTGCGAGAGTACAAACCATCAGAACCCGCCTCTAAAGAGAGCTCCCCAATTCAAGACATATTTGGAGGCTGGTGGAGATCTCAGATCAAGTGTCTCCACTGCCAGGGCACCTCAGATTCCTATGATCCCTTCCTGGACGTTGCCCTGGATATCAGCTCCGCCCAGAGTGTGAAGCAAGCCttgcgggatacagtgaaggcaGAAGAGCTGTGTGGGGACAACGCCTACTACTGTGGAAGGTGTGGAGAGAAGAGGCCAGCTTCCAAGACCCTGACGGTTCACAGTGCCCCAAAGGTTCTCCTGCTAGTGTTAAATCGCTTCTTGGATTTTCTGGGTAACAAGTTGAACAGGGAAGTAAGCTACTCGGAGTTCCTTAACTTGCAGCCATACCTGTCTCAGCCTACTGGAAGACCCTTGCCTTATGCCCTCCATGCCGTCCTGGTCCATGATGGTGCGAGTTGTCACAGTGGACATTACTACTGTTGCGTCAAGGCCGGCCATGGGAAGTGGTATAAGATGGATGATTCTCAGGTCACCAGGTGTGAAGTGACTTCTGTCCTGAGGGAGCCTGCCTATGTGCTCTGCTATGTGCAGCAGACTGACCTCCAAAAGGTCAATGTTGATGTGTCCGCGGGCAGAGTACCCGAGGTTCTTGACCCTGTCGACCCCGAATACCAGCTGAAGAAGTCCcgg aaaaaaaagcacaagaagagAAGCTCTTTCACAGAAGCTGCAGGAGAGGCCCGAGGAAGCAGGGAGAACACAGCAACCAAAGAAACCTCCTTAGGAGAGGGCAAACTGCTTCAGGAACAGAACCACCAGAAAGCTGGGCAGAAACTCAGCAAGAGAGAACTCGATCTGCCAGCTGGTGCAGTTGTGATCCAGCAGCCCAGATACACAGCAAACTGGGGCAGCAATGCTCCAGACAAGGAGAATCAACCATGGCACAGTGCTGACAGGCTCCTCACCTCCCAGGGCCCCATGAACACTACTGGGCAGCTCTGCAGTCAGGGAGGGAGTCAAAGatctaagaagaagaagaagaagaagaagaagaagaagaagaagaacaggcAGGGGCAGAGCCTTCTGCTTGTTCACTAg
- the LOC117722860 gene encoding ubiquitin carboxyl-terminal hydrolase 17-like protein A isoform X1 encodes MVVAPSFTEADPAVSSPVTPELHQDEAQVVGEAAANGKHSQSWDRPQGPGCGLQNTGNSCYLNAALQCLTHTPPLADYMLSRKHSQTCSSPEGCKMCAMEGHVAQSLLHSDSEAAMKPSHTLTSAFHKHKQEDAHEFLMFTLQTMHESCLREYKPSEPASKESSPIQDIFGGWWRSQIKCLHCQGTSDSYDPFLDIALDISSAQSVKQALRDTVKAEELCGDNAYYCGRCGEKRPASKTLTVHSAPKVLLLVLNRFLDFLGNKLNREVSYSEFLNLQPYLSQPTGRPLPYALHAVLVHDGASCHSGHYYCCVKAGHGKWYKMDDSQVTRCEVTSVLREPAYVLCYVQQTDLQKVNVDVSAGRVPEVLDPVDPEYQLKKSRKKKHKKRSSFTEAAGEARGSRENTATKETSLGEGKLLQEQNHQKAGQKLSKRELDLPAGAVVIQQPRYTANWGSNAPDKENQPWHSADRLLTSQGPMNTTGQLCSQGGSQRSKKKKKKKKNRQGQSLLLVH; translated from the exons ATGGTGGTTGCTCCCTCCTTCACAGAAG CAGACCCAGCAGTGTCATCTCCTGTTACTCCAGAGCTGCATCAGGATGAAGCCCAGGTGGTGGGGGAGGCGGCTGCCAACGGCAAGCACAGTCAGAGTTGGGACAGGCCCCAAGGACCTGGATGCGGGCTCCAGAACACAGGCAACAGCTGCTACCTGAACGCGGCCCTGCAGTGCttgacacacacaccaccacttgCTGACTACATGCTGTCCCGGAAGCACTCTCAGACCTGTAGTTCCCCAGAAGGCTGTAAGATGTGTGCTATGGAAGGTCACGTGGCCCAGAGCCTCCTCCACTCCGACTCGGAGGCTGCCATGAAGCCCTCCCACACACTGACCTCTGCCTTCCACAAGCACAAGCAGGAAGATGCCCATGAGTTTCTCATGTTCACCTTGCAAACCATGCATGAATCCTGCCTGCGAGAGTACAAACCATCAGAACCCGCCTCTAAAGAGAGCTCCCCAATTCAAGACATATTTGGAGGCTGGTGGAGATCTCAGATCAAGTGTCTCCACTGCCAGGGCACCTCAGATTCCTATGATCCCTTCCTGGACATTGCCCTGGATATCAGCTCCGCCCAGAGTGTGAAGCAAGCCttgcgggatacagtgaaggcaGAAGAGCTGTGTGGGGACAACGCCTACTACTGTGGAAGGTGTGGAGAGAAGAGGCCAGCTTCCAAGACCCTGACGGTTCACAGTGCCCCAAAGGTTCTCCTGCTAGTGTTAAATCGCTTCTTGGATTTTCTGGGTAACAAGTTGAACAGGGAAGTAAGCTACTCGGAGTTCCTTAACTTGCAGCCATACCTGTCTCAGCCTACTGGAAGACCCTTGCCTTATGCCCTCCATGCCGTCCTGGTCCATGATGGTGCGAGTTGTCACAGTGGACATTACTACTGTTGCGTCAAGGCCGGCCATGGGAAGTGGTATAAGATGGATGATTCTCAGGTCACCAGGTGTGAAGTGACTTCTGTCCTGAGGGAGCCTGCCTATGTGCTCTGCTATGTGCAGCAGACTGACCTCCAAAAGGTCAATGTTGATGTGTCCGCGGGCAGAGTACCCGAGGTTCTTGACCCTGTCGACCCCGAATACCAGCTGAAGAAGTCCcggaaaaaaaagcacaagaagagAAGCTCTTTCACAGAAGCTGCAGGAGAGGCCCGAGGAAGCAGGGAGAACACAGCAACCAAAGAAACCTCCTTAGGGGAGGGCAAACTGCTTCAGGAACAGAACCACCAGAAAGCTGGGCAGAAACTCAGCAAGAGAGAACTCGATCTGCCAGCTGGTGCAGTTGTGATCCAGCAGCCCAGATACACAGCAAACTGGGGCAGCAATGCTCCAGACAAGGAGAATCAACCATGGCACAGTGCTGACAGGCTCCTCACCTCCCAGGGCCCCATGAACACTACTGGGCAGCTCTGCAGTCAGGGAGGGAGTCAAAGatctaagaagaagaagaagaagaagaagaacaggcAGGGGCAGAGCCTTCTGCTTGTTCACTAg